The genomic segment GTAGCTCAGGCCCTTGGCGACGAGCCGGAGCACCTCGGTCTCGCGGTCGGTGAGTTGCGGCGCCTTAGGCTCGTCGACGCCCGGCGCGGGGACGGGCTCGGAGGCGAGACGGCGGTACTCGCCGAGGACCAGGCCGGCGAGGCCGGGGGTGAAGACGGGGTCGCCGACCGCCGTGCGGCGTACGGCGTCGATCAGCTCCTCGGTCGAGGCGGACTTCAGCAGATAGCCGGTCGCGCCGGACTTCACCGCCTCCAGGACGTCCGCGTGCTCACCGCTCGCCGACAGGACCAGCACCCGCAACGCCGGGTTCGCGCCGACCAGTTCCTTGCAGACCTGCACCCCCGGCTTCGCGGGCAGGTTCAGGTCCAGTACGAGGACGTCCGGTGCGGCGGCGTGGGCGCGCCGCACCGCCTGCTCGCCGTCGCCCGCCGTGGCGACCACGTCGAAGCCGGACTCGGCCAGGTCGCGGGCGACGGCGTCGCGCCACATGGGGTGGTCGTCGACCACCATGACCTTGATCGGTCCGCTTCCGCCGGGCTGCGCCCGTCCGTCCGCCGGTCCGCCGTTCTCCACACTCTCCACGCTCTCCGTCACCGCTTCTCCGCCTTCCCCCGTACGCCCTCCGGCCCTTCCGCGGCCCTGGGTACCTTCAGTTCGACTTCCGTGCCCTGTCCCGGCACCGAGATCAGTTCGGCCGTGCCGCCGATGTCGCGCAGCCGTCCCCGGATGGAGAGGGCCACCCCGAGCCGGCCCTCGCCCTCGGCCTGGGCGAGCCGGCCCTCGGGGATGCCGGGGCCGTCGTCCCGTACGGTCACGATGATCTCGTCCGGCCAGTCCTCGACCAGGATCCAGGCCCGGGCCCCGTCTCCCGCGTGCTCGCGCACATTGTCCAGGGCGGCCCCCACGGCCGCCGCCAGCTCGCGGGCGGCCTGCGGGACGAGCGGGACCGGGCCGCCGGGCTCGGAGAAGGTGACCAGCGCGCCGGCGTACGGGGCGAGGAGGGCGCGCAGGTCCACGGGGCCCCCGTCGTCCGCCGCGTCCGGTTCGTCCACCGCCCGTACGAGCGCTCCCTGGGCCGCGTCCTCCGAGACGCGGGAGACGGGGACCAGGCCACCGGAGACCAGGGTGCGCAGGGCGACCTCCTGCTCGCCCGCCATCCGGCCCAGCTCGGCGGCCTCGCCGCCCAGGGCGGTGCCGCGCCGCTGGACCATGGCGAGGACCTGGAGGACGCCGTCGTGGATGTCCCGGGCGAGGCGTTCCCGTTCGCGGGTGGCGGCCTCGATCTCCAGGGCGCGGGCGAGGGTGCGCTCGGAGGCGCGGGCGACCTCGACGACGTAACCGATGGCGATGGAGGCGACCCAGACCAGCAGCACGTTGTGGATGGTGTCCCGGGTGGGGGCGCCCCGGTGGATCAGGTTGGCGACGGCGACGAGCGTGGAGGCGAACGCGGCCCAGCGCCAGCCGCCCTTGATGGCGAAGGCGAGGACGGCGCCGGCGGTCCATATCGACGGCAGCGTGGGGCCTCCGGCCTCCACCCGCGCGGTCGAGTCGGCGAGCCGGGTGAGCAGGATGCCGACGATCGCGATGGTGAGGTCGGCGGCGAGGAACCGCTTGGTGCAGCTGGCCGCGCCCGCGACCTTGGGCAGGGTCACCAGCGTCCAGCCGGCCAGCACCGCGAAGTAGGCGACGGCCAACCAGGGGCGCTCGAACTTGTCGTACGCGCTGACGAAGAGGCCGACCGCGTAGATCA from the Streptomyces sp. NBC_00310 genome contains:
- the macS gene encoding MacS family sensor histidine kinase; translated protein: MPKLERVMTMSVEQPLWRALTGYRVLTMIYAVGLFVSAYDKFERPWLAVAYFAVLAGWTLVTLPKVAGAASCTKRFLAADLTIAIVGILLTRLADSTARVEAGGPTLPSIWTAGAVLAFAIKGGWRWAAFASTLVAVANLIHRGAPTRDTIHNVLLVWVASIAIGYVVEVARASERTLARALEIEAATRERERLARDIHDGVLQVLAMVQRRGTALGGEAAELGRMAGEQEVALRTLVSGGLVPVSRVSEDAAQGALVRAVDEPDAADDGGPVDLRALLAPYAGALVTFSEPGGPVPLVPQAARELAAAVGAALDNVREHAGDGARAWILVEDWPDEIIVTVRDDGPGIPEGRLAQAEGEGRLGVALSIRGRLRDIGGTAELISVPGQGTEVELKVPRAAEGPEGVRGKAEKR
- a CDS encoding response regulator transcription factor; the encoded protein is MVVDDHPMWRDAVARDLAESGFDVVATAGDGEQAVRRAHAAAPDVLVLDLNLPAKPGVQVCKELVGANPALRVLVLSASGEHADVLEAVKSGATGYLLKSASTEELIDAVRRTAVGDPVFTPGLAGLVLGEYRRLASEPVPAPGVDEPKAPQLTDRETEVLRLVAKGLSYKQIAERLVISHRTVQNHVQNTLGKLQLHNRVELVRYAIERGLDDE